GTTGCAATTGAAGGAGAAATACCAGCAGAATTACAGGATTTATGTAAAGAAGCAGAAGAAGGATGTCCAGTTTCAGCAATAACAGTTAAATAAGACTGTTTAGATTTAGTTTAAAGACAATATATAAGATTTGAGTATTATTTAAGCTATAGTATTAGATTAAAATTCTATTACTATAGCTTTTTAAAATAGATAAATTCAAAAGATAAAGTATTATTTTTATAAAATGTGGAGGACTTAAATATGAAGAAAAATTATGAAATAGTGTTATTTGACCTAGATGGAACACTTACAGACCCTAAAGAAGGAATAACGAAGTCTATTCAGTACTCTTTGAAGAGTTTTGGTATAGAAGAAGAATTGGATAACTTAAAACAATTTATAGGGCCACCCCTGCATGCTACTTTTAAAGACTATTATAAATTTGAAGATGAAAAGGCAACAGAAGCTGTTGAAAAGTATAGAGAATACTTTTCTGACAGAGGAATATTTGAAAATAAAATTTATGAAGACATAAAGGAGACTTTAAAAATACTTTATGAAAATGGTAAAACATTATTGTTGGCTACTTCTAAGCCAACAGTATTTGCAGAAACTATACTTAAATATTTTGATATAGATAGATATTTTAAATATATCGCAGGTAGTAACCTTGATGGTACAAGAGTAAATAAAAATGAAGTTATAGAATATGTGTTAGATTTGTGTGATGCAACAGATAAAGATAAGGTAATTATGATTGGTGATAGAAAATACGATATAATTGGAGCTAATAAAATAGGTGTAGATTCTATAGGCGTATTGTATGGGTATGGTTCTTTTGATGAGATTAGTAAAAGTAATCCTACTTATATTGTCGAAAATGTTAAATCTATAAAAGATATTTTGCTATAAATATCTTTTATAGACAAAAACAATACAAAATGGTGTAGCATATTTAAAAATATGATATTATAATTAAGGAAGCCATTTAAAAAAGAGGAGGATGCACTTGAAATGAAATCTATTTTAATCATGGGTGGAAGCGACTTCATAGGTTCTGCACTTGCTAAGCGTTTAATTAAATGTGGGTATCAAATAGATATACTTACGAATGGTAAAAAGGAAATAGATTATAAAGGTTTTAGAGAGCACTTAATTTGCGATAGAAAAGTACGCAAAGATATGGAAAACATTATCAATGGAAGACAGTATGATTACATATATGATATGACTGCATATACAAAAGAAGATGTTGGTAATCTTATTGATTTTGTAAACTTAGATAACTTAAAAAAATACATAGTATTGTCAGCAGGAGCCGTATACAAAGATAGTGGAAGAAATGTAAAAGAAGATAATGAAAAAGGTGAAAATGAAAACTGGGGTAAATATGGACTTAACAAAAAGGAAACAGAAGATTTTGTTATAAATAGCTCTATACCATATATAATTATTAGACCAACTTATATATATGGTGAAAATAATAATTTGTATAGAGAATACTATTTCTTTGAAAAAATAGAAAAAAACGAAAAAATACCAGTACCTAAAGGAAAACAAGTAAGCAATCAATTTATATATATTGGGGATTTAGTAAAAGTATTAGAGAGCGTAATGAAAAATTCTCATGTAAGAGAAGCGTATAATGTAACAAATCCACAGTTAATATCTTGGGATGAACTTATATATACATGTGGAGAAGTTATTGGTAAGGAACCTATTATAAAATATGTAGACATGGAAAAAGTTGAGTTTAGAGAGAGAACTTACTTCCCATTTAGAAACATAG
This sequence is a window from Clostridioides difficile. Protein-coding genes within it:
- a CDS encoding ferredoxin, with the protein product MKAFVDKDVCVACGACIGTCPDVFSMSDEGHSVAIEGEIPAELQDLCKEAEEGCPVSAITVK
- a CDS encoding HAD family hydrolase, giving the protein MKKNYEIVLFDLDGTLTDPKEGITKSIQYSLKSFGIEEELDNLKQFIGPPLHATFKDYYKFEDEKATEAVEKYREYFSDRGIFENKIYEDIKETLKILYENGKTLLLATSKPTVFAETILKYFDIDRYFKYIAGSNLDGTRVNKNEVIEYVLDLCDATDKDKVIMIGDRKYDIIGANKIGVDSIGVLYGYGSFDEISKSNPTYIVENVKSIKDILL
- a CDS encoding SDR family oxidoreductase, which produces MKSILIMGGSDFIGSALAKRLIKCGYQIDILTNGKKEIDYKGFREHLICDRKVRKDMENIINGRQYDYIYDMTAYTKEDVGNLIDFVNLDNLKKYIVLSAGAVYKDSGRNVKEDNEKGENENWGKYGLNKKETEDFVINSSIPYIIIRPTYIYGENNNLYREYYFFEKIEKNEKIPVPKGKQVSNQFIYIGDLVKVLESVMKNSHVREAYNVTNPQLISWDELIYTCGEVIGKEPIIKYVDMEKVEFRERTYFPFRNIDFNLDINKLIEHGLYIPNVLLKEGLTTTYKWFLANKPKLHDRKMDKVESVMQIV